In Vigna unguiculata cultivar IT97K-499-35 chromosome 3, ASM411807v1, whole genome shotgun sequence, a single genomic region encodes these proteins:
- the LOC114175682 gene encoding pentatricopeptide repeat-containing protein At1g55890, mitochondrial-like, with amino-acid sequence MYRVLHRALCTAAEPATVSIKSISEDLYKEVKLKTLVEKFKKASDIDRFRKKTGIYEDTVRRLAGAKRFRWVRDILEHQKQYSDISNEGFSARLISLYGKSGMAKHARTVFDEMPQRKCDRTVLSLNALLAAYLRSRKYDVVEELFRTLPTQLSIEPDLVTYNTLIKAFCEKGSFDSALSVLKEMEEKGVNPDSITFNTLLDGLYSKGCFEDGEKVWGQMGAKNVAPDVRSYCSKLVGLAGEKKAGEAVELFREMEKVGLKPDLFCINAVIKSFVNEGNLDEAKKWFGEIANSDFDPHKSTYSTLVPFLCEKGDLKTAIEMCKEIFNNRCRVDASLLQLVVDKLVSEGMISEAKEIVEIGKTNRYCRYRLNLPAEE; translated from the coding sequence ATGTATCGCGTTCTTCACCGCGCTTTGTGCACTGCGGCAGAGCCCGCCACCGTGAGCATCAAGTCTATTTCGGAGGATCTGTACAAGGAAGTGAAGTTAAAAACGTTGGTGGAGAAGTTCAAGAAAGCTTCCGACATCGATCGGTTCCGCAAAAAAACCGGCATTTACGAGGACACAGTGCGGCGCCTCGCCGGCGCCAAGCGCTTCCGGTGGGTCCGCGACATCCTCGAACACCAAAAGCAGTATTCCGACATTTCCAACGAGGGTTTCTCTGCGCGCCTCATATCCCTTTATGGCAAATCTGGCATGGCCAAACACGCGCGCACGGTGTTCGACGAAATGCCCCAGCGAAAATGCGATCGCACCGTGCTCTCTCTCAATGCCCTCTTGGCCGCATACCTCCGCTCCAGGAAGTACGACGTCGTTGAAGAGCTTTTTAGGACCCTCCCTACTCAGCTCTCAATCGAGCCTGATTTGGTGACGTACAACACTCTCATTAAGGCGTTTTGTGAAAAGGGTTCCTTTGATTCGGCATTGTCAGTGCTTAAGGAGATGGAGGAGAAGGGTGTGAACCCTGATTCCATCACGTTTAACACTTTGCTTGATGGGTTGTACTCAAAGGGTTGTTTTGAGGATGGTGAGAAAGTGTGGGGGCAAATGGGTGCAAAGAATGTTGCTCCTGATGTGAGGAGTTACTGTTCCAAGTTGGTGGGGTTGGCCGGGGAGAAGAAAGCGGGTGAAGCTGTTGAGCTTTTTAGGGAAATGGAGAAGGTGGGTCTGAAGCCTGACCTCTTTTGCATCAATGCTGTCATCAAAAGTTTTGTGAATGAGGGTAATTTGGATGAGGCTAAGAAGTGGTTTGGTGAGATTGCAAACTCTGATTTTGATCCCCATAAGAGCACTTACTCCACCCTTGTTCCCTTCCTGTGTGAGAAGGGTGATTTGAAGACCGCAATTGAGATGTGCAAGGAGATTTTCAATAACCGGTGCCGTGTTGACGCGTCGTTGCTGCAGCTTGTGGTGGATAAGCTGGTGAGTGAGGGCATGATTTCAGAGGCGAAGGAGATTGTGGAGATAGGGAAAACCAATAGGTACTGTCGCTATAGGCTAAATTTGCCTGCAGAAGAGTAG